The proteins below are encoded in one region of Pseudobacteriovorax antillogorgiicola:
- a CDS encoding SRPBCC family protein: protein MLRKPLILMGILSGVFLTILGGITLFGTSLPEEHKVTTQEHLAFSRDLVWQKVSDVEAQASWNPSIASVRLFEENGVQRFEESYSSGEAVTYEIIESEAPHRFVRRVADDMAPFQVTWEIELEEAGPSATTITIQESGTIKNPFIRFISHYFAGHESFQKAYIQAIRRELSKN, encoded by the coding sequence ATGCTGCGAAAGCCATTGATCCTGATGGGCATTTTGTCTGGAGTCTTTCTTACAATTCTCGGTGGAATCACCTTGTTTGGCACAAGCTTACCTGAAGAACATAAGGTAACAACCCAAGAGCACCTGGCCTTTTCTAGGGATCTTGTTTGGCAGAAAGTATCTGATGTAGAGGCACAGGCATCATGGAATCCGTCTATTGCCTCGGTACGTCTATTCGAAGAGAATGGGGTGCAACGTTTCGAGGAAAGTTATAGTAGCGGTGAAGCTGTGACCTATGAAATTATTGAATCGGAAGCACCTCATCGCTTTGTCCGGCGAGTTGCCGATGATATGGCTCCCTTTCAAGTTACTTGGGAGATTGAACTAGAGGAAGCTGGCCCATCTGCAACGACCATCACGATTCAAGAAAGTGGAACGATTAAGAATCCGTTTATACGCTTTATTTCTCACTACTTCGCTGGCCACGAGTCTTTCCAAAAGGCATATATTCAAGCTATCCGTCGCGAGCTTAGTAAGAACTAG
- the lysS gene encoding lysine--tRNA ligase → MKPLTPHWADQTAVRIIGACGDRESYTVASGITPSGTVHIGNFREVITVEFVAKALESLGKKVRFIYSWDDFDTFRKVPVNLPQQDMLKEELRRPISRVPDPYGEDASYAAHNIRVFEEDLAQIGIEPEFLYQHKRYSDGLYAEGIKKALENKDTIKTILNKHRSTPLGDDWLPTAVYCEACDRDEMEYERYDGGYEYSYKCSSCGHEATTDIRTTKNLKLNWRTDWPMRWDFEKVDFEPGGKDHSSDGGSYDTGKRIVKEIYGFKAPQYLQYDFVSIKGGTGKMSSSSGKLLTLREAFAVYEPQMVRWIFASQRPNHDFSIAFDVDVIKVYDEFDRAEKQALGPKPEKLGKWPMARRTYELSAIGELYQEAPYRAPFRELCSRLQIFDGDVNKTLERYYADDVRTELDRQLFERRCEKALAWLELYAPDEFKYKINQEPVEIDLDDSQKAALSALRALVESTDLDAILPKDLNQKIYDDVIRKVDIEAKHCFQAVYMKLINREQGPRLPGFLKELGKERILKLI, encoded by the coding sequence ATGAAGCCTTTAACGCCCCATTGGGCAGATCAAACAGCAGTTCGGATCATCGGTGCCTGTGGCGACCGGGAATCCTATACCGTCGCGAGTGGTATAACCCCAAGTGGCACGGTACATATTGGCAACTTTCGAGAGGTTATTACGGTCGAGTTTGTTGCAAAGGCCCTTGAGTCTCTAGGCAAGAAGGTCCGTTTTATTTATAGCTGGGACGACTTTGATACCTTTCGTAAGGTGCCTGTCAATCTTCCGCAACAAGACATGCTGAAAGAGGAGCTTCGTCGGCCCATCAGTCGCGTGCCAGACCCCTATGGCGAAGACGCTAGCTATGCGGCTCACAACATCAGAGTTTTTGAAGAAGATCTCGCTCAGATTGGAATCGAGCCAGAGTTTCTTTATCAGCACAAGCGCTACTCCGATGGTCTCTATGCTGAGGGCATTAAGAAGGCTCTTGAGAACAAGGACACCATCAAAACTATTCTAAATAAGCATCGCAGCACACCACTGGGAGATGATTGGCTGCCGACAGCTGTCTACTGCGAGGCATGTGATCGTGATGAAATGGAATACGAGCGTTACGATGGTGGCTATGAATATTCCTACAAGTGTAGCTCCTGCGGTCACGAAGCAACCACAGACATTAGGACAACGAAGAACCTAAAGCTCAACTGGCGGACCGACTGGCCCATGCGCTGGGACTTCGAAAAAGTCGATTTCGAGCCAGGTGGTAAGGACCACTCCAGCGATGGTGGTTCTTATGATACGGGAAAGCGTATTGTTAAAGAGATCTATGGCTTTAAAGCTCCTCAGTACTTGCAGTATGACTTTGTCTCCATCAAAGGTGGCACCGGTAAGATGTCCTCATCGTCAGGTAAGCTACTGACTCTTAGGGAGGCATTTGCGGTTTACGAGCCTCAGATGGTGCGATGGATTTTCGCGAGCCAGAGGCCGAATCATGACTTCTCTATTGCCTTCGACGTGGACGTTATCAAAGTTTACGACGAATTTGATCGGGCTGAAAAGCAAGCTCTAGGTCCAAAACCTGAAAAACTTGGCAAGTGGCCTATGGCTCGTCGCACTTACGAACTTTCTGCAATTGGTGAACTCTACCAGGAAGCGCCTTACCGTGCTCCTTTCCGCGAGCTTTGTAGTCGTCTCCAAATTTTCGATGGCGATGTTAACAAAACTTTGGAGCGCTACTACGCAGACGATGTTCGAACGGAACTTGACCGCCAACTATTCGAGCGGCGCTGTGAAAAGGCTTTAGCTTGGCTAGAGTTATACGCTCCAGACGAGTTCAAGTACAAAATCAATCAAGAGCCCGTAGAGATTGATCTTGACGATTCGCAGAAAGCTGCCTTAAGTGCGTTGCGCGCCCTGGTAGAATCTACTGACCTAGACGCAATTTTGCCGAAAGACCTCAATCAGAAGATTTATGACGATGTGATTCGCAAAGTCGATATCGAAGCCAAGCATTGCTTTCAGGCAGTGTATATGAAATTGATTAATCGCGAACAAGGGCCTCGCCTTCCTGGCTTCTTAAAAGAGTTAGGCAAAGAGCGGATCTTGAAGCTGATATAG
- a CDS encoding DUF1820 family protein has translation MDDQSIYKVRFRENDKGDIREALVREVYPSDIPGLVTLSEFVFRDNTKKIIMPEEDATSKRFRKTLAIHIPYHNILFVEELLDEPVDLKNLPFLSEIKKDSQNPQPQQ, from the coding sequence ATGGACGATCAGTCGATATATAAGGTTAGATTCCGTGAAAACGACAAGGGCGATATCCGTGAGGCTTTGGTCCGCGAGGTTTATCCATCGGATATTCCTGGTCTTGTGACCCTTAGCGAATTCGTTTTTAGAGACAACACTAAAAAAATCATCATGCCTGAAGAAGATGCTACCAGTAAGCGTTTTCGCAAGACCTTAGCGATCCACATTCCCTATCACAATATACTCTTCGTTGAAGAGCTGCTCGACGAGCCAGTGGACCTAAAGAACTTGCCATTTCTATCTGAAATCAAGAAAGATTCTCAGAATCCACAACCACAGCAATAG
- a CDS encoding LEA type 2 family protein, whose amino-acid sequence MAQNVLVVLFCVFLSSCSMLAKFVAEQPKVELSSISFSHLSLSRVELAFEVLVENPNSFELGLNRVDYEVFVSEQKIGKGHYQEAFRVAAKSKASLRIPFTLDTQAAISVAKEYFQRGGKLEARVKGQSEFSTPVGTFNSPFEASKAIVKP is encoded by the coding sequence ATGGCTCAGAATGTTCTTGTTGTCTTATTCTGTGTGTTTTTGAGTTCTTGCTCCATGCTTGCAAAGTTCGTGGCTGAGCAACCGAAGGTTGAACTAAGTTCGATTAGCTTCAGTCACTTGAGCCTTAGCCGCGTTGAGCTGGCCTTTGAAGTATTGGTTGAAAATCCAAATTCCTTTGAGTTAGGCCTCAATCGTGTGGACTATGAGGTTTTTGTATCTGAACAGAAAATAGGCAAAGGCCATTACCAGGAAGCGTTTCGCGTAGCTGCTAAATCCAAAGCCTCACTTAGAATTCCATTTACGTTGGATACCCAAGCAGCCATCTCCGTTGCTAAGGAGTATTTTCAAAGGGGTGGTAAGTTAGAAGCTCGCGTCAAAGGTCAATCCGAATTTTCTACCCCAGTTGGGACCTTCAATAGCCCATTTGAAGCATCTAAAGCTATAGTGAAGCCTTAG